GTGGGAGAAGACGCGGTCGAACTTGTCGAGATTGCGCTCATCCTTCACGAGCGCGGCGCGCGAGAGATAGTAGAAGTCCTCGACCTCCATCTCGATCACGTCATTGTCCATTGCCTCGAGCAGGAGAAGATACTCCTTCAGCGTGACGGGGATCTTGGCGGAACGAAGCTCATTGAAGAAGTTGAGGAACATGGGCGGTTATCTCTCCAGTCTCTTCTAAACACATTAGCGCGCGCCAGCCCTCTGTCCAAGGGCTGACGCGGCGCAACTGGAAGATAGCCGGACGATTACCAGCGAAGATCGGCGCGGATTTCCGCAACAGCGTCATGATCATGCGCTGCATACCAGCTGATGTCGGCGCCATTTTCGAGCGCCAGCATGGTGGTGCGGTTCTGCTCGGCTTCCGCGCTGTCATGGTCGAACTCGCGGAACTTCACATGCTCATCGGCCTGATCGTGCATCTCTTCGAGCATAGCGCTTTCAAGCGGCAGGTAGAGCGTGCCGAGCTGGCCGGCTTTCGCGGCATCCTGCAGGTCCGGCAGGCTCTTGCCTTCCGGCAGTTCGCCATCAACGGCAGGCTCTTCGGCAAAGGCCTTGATGATGTGCTGGTCCACATTTTCAGTACCGCCTGCGTGATGTTGGACGATATCGAACCGGCCGGCTTCCATCACCTTGGCGAAATGCCCGACAGTGCCTTCGTCGCCGATCAGGTGCAGCGTCTTGGTCTGCGGTGGCAGCGCCTCATCGGCCGCATTGGCAATTTCCTCATAGAAGGCGCGGTCCGTCTTGTCGCGCTCTTCGTCCTGTCCGGTGCCGAGGGCGTGATAGACAGAGCGGCCATCACTGCTGCGGGCAGAACCGCGTGAGCCGGAATGGAAGAACACATCATCCTGCACATGGCGGCGTGCTTCGACGGAGCGATACTTCGGCGCGTCGAGACGGTCGGTCATGTCTTTCACATTGCCGCCCTGATAGAGATAGAGCTTCGGCTCACTCTTCGTCACGAACAGAACCCAATGGGTCTTGCGACTCTGATAGTCGGCGAGAAGCGGCAGGATGAACGGATGTTCGCCCGTTGTGATCGAGGCGACCGGCCGCGCATTGAGATGCGCCATGCGCTGATTGTCCTTGTCCTCGAAAAGCGCAATGCCGTTGGCGCGGAAGTCGGCGAGCTCAAAGCTCTCAAGCCGCTCCTTAATGAAGGCCGCGTCCGGCGCGTGCTTTTCGACGGCGTCGATGACATTCTTGCGCAGGATACGCCATTTCTCGCCACCAACTTCCACGGAAGGGCGCGGGACGTAAACGCTTGTCGTCTTGTCGGAAAAGCCGGCGAATGCTTGCCTGAAAGTGTCGAGGGATGTCTGTTCTGACATGTTCTTCTCCTTGCTTGTCTATTGTAAAACCAACGGACTTGCGAAGGGGGCGTTCCCGCTAACCGTCTGTATTTGCTGACTGCGGCCACGTATCGGGAACAGGGCTTTCTGTGCCCGCTGAATAGGACGTGCCGCCGCGCACAAGAAAGCGGGGCGCCTGGCGGCCGCCCATCAGCTCATCATAGAGCAGGTTGCCCGAGCCGAGATTCAGACCGCCGCCCGGCAAGTCGATAAATCCTGTCTCGGCTGCATCCGCCAGTGTCGCCACGACTGAATTGGAATTCTGGAACAGGAAGTTGTAGTTCAGCCGCGCCTCATCGATCGCGCGGGCGAGCACGGCGACTTTCAGCCAGCGCTGATGTCCAAAGTCCCTGGCAATGATGCCGACGCGCTGCGTGCCGCGCGGCTGCCGTAAGGGCGAGTGCGGGCTTTCGCCCCAGCCCATCGGCCCGAGCACGCGCAGCTCTCCATCTTCCGGGTAGGCGGTGATGATTTCGGGGCGCCTGCCAGCGTCTGCCACATGGACCAGATGCGAATGTTCACCGACGCTGGCGACATCAAACTCGATCTTCACCAGCACGTTTTCGCCAAAGACCAGCTGGAACGCTTCGCCGCCGCGCTCGGCCAGCAGGCGGAAGTCTTCGGCGCAGATGCCGTCGCGGTGGACACGCGCTCGCAGCTGCGAAATCAGCGGGTCGCTCTCCGGCAGGCCGTCCGGCCAGATGTCGTCAGGTGTCAGCAAGCATTGAGTCACTTTCATCAAACGCGCAGGCCCGCCGTGAGGTTTCCGCTTCACCGTGCGGTCGGAACGCGAGCAAGGCCTGCCGCATTAGGTCTGGCAACAGGCTGGAGGAGGCATTCCTGACATGAAGCATCTCGCGGTGGTCCTGACGACCGGGCTCGTTATCCTTATCGGCATTGGCGCGCGCTTTGCCATCGGCAATGTTTACAGCGAGGCAGAAGCGACAAATCTCATTCAGGCGCTGACCCAGACGGGCCTCTATCTTGGCTCTGCCATCGCGGGCGCCTCGGCCACCACGCTGGCCCTCATGTTGACGCTTCTCGGGCTGACCAATCAGACGAAGACCGATTTCGATGATGACGTATATCGAAGTATTTCGCAGGTCGCCTGGCTCTCAACCATCAGTCTTGTCGGGGCTGTCATCCTGCTCCTCATGCTGGTGCTGCCGGTGGGAGAATTCGATCAGATGCCGGATGGCTGGTACCGTCTGATGTATGAGGTGATCTTCGCGCTCACAGTCATGGTATGCGCGCTACTCACCGCCACGGTCGTCAGGCTTTTCATGACTATCCGTCATGTCATCAGTCAGGTGACGCCAGGCGAAACAGTCTAGAATTTTAAATATTTTATCGTCTGCTTGAGCCTGCAATAGAAAACGTGTAGCCAAGATAAAGCTATGCCTGATTTTACGTGATTGCTTGGAACTAGATCCACCTCAGCGCTTTGATTGTATTCGAATAACAGAGAAACGAAGCAACTTCCTCCATGAAATTTAAACCGAGTAGTGTGTTCGTCAGCCACGCCGGACTGCCCAGTGGTCTTGAGTCCCGCCAAGACTGGAATGACTTCATCGACGATATCGAAAATGAGATTGAGGCGCTCGACGCAGCCTGGGCCAGTTTCCGGGAAGATCAGCAGCCGACAGACTCTGATCAGCTGAAATACGAAACCACCCGGGACCGTCTTGAGGAATTTCGTGAGCAGGCCTTGACCAAATGGCGCTCATTGCGGGGCAATAAGCCCGGCCTTGCCTGCTGATTTTCGTGGAAGAAATGGCACACCCGAGAGGATTCGAACCTCTGACCCCCAGATTCGTAGTCTGGTGCTCTATCCAGCTGAGCTACGGGTGCTCCGTTGAGAGGGCGGACACATAGCGGCGCCGCGCGCACGATGCAAGCGCTTATGCTGCAGTCTACTGATCTGCCTCATATACACCCCGTGCAATCGCCCTTGCGAGCGTGGAAGCGGCAAGCTCTCCGATGCGCGTCAGGGAAATGGGTGAGGGCTCTTCCAGAGGGATCTTGCCGGTCGACAGAACGAACAGCGCATCCCCATCGAAAGGTGCGAAAACCGGTCTGATCGCGCGGGAGAAACCCGAAAGCGCCATCTGGGCGACGCGGTGCGCCTGCGCCGGGCTAAGCGCTGCATCGGTCGCGATACACGCAATCGTCGTGTTCTGGCCGGGCTGAGGGTTCATCTTTGCATCGCCCCATTCTTCGGGGTCAGGATTATAGCCCTCGCCCGGGCGATGATTGCCAAACTCACCATTCTGCTCATACGGCCAGGCCCAGAAGCAGGTTGTCCCCGGCATAAAGACCGAGCCGAAGCAGTTCACCCCCGCAAGGGCGCCGATCGTGATCCCGTCAGCCGTGCGAAGCGAGGCAGAGCCAAGCCCGCCTGCGTGCGCACCAGCATTTGCACCAAGCCCGCAACCAACATTGCCGAGCGGGAAGGACTTCGCCCGGTTCTCAAACGCTTCTTCACCAAGCAGGCGATAGGGCGGCTGTTCGCCCCAGCCCTTGTCGCCGCCATTGGCAAGGTCATAGAGAATGGCCGCTGGAACGATTGGCGTTTTTGGCACGCCCGGAAGGTCCTTCAGGCCATAGCCGCGCCCCATCGCGCCGAGTTTCGCTGACACACCATCTGCGGCAGCGAGACCATAGGCACTGCCGCCCGACAGCACGACGGCATCGACCTGCTCAACCATCGTGTCGGCACGCAGAAGATCCGTCTCGCGTGTGCCGGGTCCACCTCCGGCGACCGCGCAGGCGGCCGTTGCGGGCTCATCCGCGACAATGACGGTCGTACCGGTCAGCACGTCCCGGTTTTCCGCATTGCCGACCTCGATTCCTGGAACGTCGGTGATGAGATTTTTTGGGCCGGGCCGGGACATATCGAGCTGCTCCACATTTTCGCCCGTCCCGGGCTGGGACAGGAGTTCGCGTCAACCTGACCCCTAAAGCTGGCAGCCCCCTGACACAACACGCCAGCCGCCCCGCCTCTCCGGCATGAAACCTGCTTGCAGTCAGGCAAGCCGGGCACAAAAGCTTCATTTGCGCCCACCGCCCCAATGGGTAAGGTCTTAACGTGTCAGGGGAGCAGGACATGAAACTCAAAATTGCCATCGCAGTCTCAGCCATCGCAGCAGGCGGCCTTTCGGCAGCCGCACAAGAGGCGCAGACCTATTCGACGGAAGTCCCGAACCTCAGCCAGTGCATTGAGCGCGCAGGCGCCGATGGTGAGGCGACGCAGGAAGAGCTTGATGACTGCATCAGCGCCAATCTTGGCGAAGTGCGCGCGGCAATGCCTCAAGTGCCTATGGATAATGCGGGTGAAACGCCCTATCGCATGGAAAACACCATGACCGGTGAAACCGCTGAAGGGGACACCGAAGAGGAGTCCTGATGAAACCTTCCACCTTGCTCTGTCCAGCGCTCGCTCTGGTCGCGCTTGCTGCGTGTCAGCCACAATCTGAAACCAGCGTCCCCGACCGACCGACACTAGAAGAAACAGAGCAAGCGCCTGCGCCCAGGATCTGGGACAAGGGCGCCATGGTGGCGGCGGCAGATCCCCGCGCCGTAGAAGCGGGCCTCAAAATCCTGCGTGAAGGCGGCACCGCGATCGATGCCGCCATCGCCGTTCACACGGTCCTCGGCCTGGTTGAGCCGCAGAGCTCCGGCATCGGCGGCGGGGCCTTCATGGTCTATTACGACTATGAGGACGATGCGCTGACCGTATTCGATGGGCGCGAGACGGCGCCTCAGGCCGCAGACGAAAACCTGTTCGTGGTCGACGGCGAAGTCCTCGACTATGTCACGGCATGGCAATCGGGCCGCTCGGCAGGCGTGCCCGGCATGATCGCGCTCTACAAGGCTGCACATGAGGCAGAAGGCGAAGCCGAATGGGCTTCGCTCTTCCAGCCTGCCATTGATCTTGCCCGCGATGGTTTCGAAGTTTCTCCGCGCCTTGCCGGTCTTCTCGCGAATGACCGTCTTCGCGGTGCCATGCGCCTCGATGAGGACGAAAATGCAAGCGTCTACTTCTTCCCGGAAGGTGAGCCGCTGACTGTCGGCACGGTGCGGGACAATCCTGCCTATGCCGACCTCCTCCAGTCTGTCGCCGAAAACGGACCGTCCGCCTTCTACGAAGGCGAGAATGCGCAGGCCATTGTCGATGTGCTCTCGCAGGAACCGCTGCCCAGCACGATGACGCTAGATGATATCTCCTCCTACGAAGTGAAGCTGCGCCCGGCCGTATGCGGCGACCATGAAACAATGCGCATCTGCTCTGCGCCGCCGCCAAGCTCCGGCGCGGTCACCCAGAACATGATCTGGGGTCTTTACGAGCGCATGACCGAGGGCAGCGGCCCCGGCTATAGCGATGAGAAGCTCGCTGCATGGGTCGATGCCCAGCGCATCGCCTATGCTGACCGCGATCATTATGTCGCCGATGCCGACTACGTTCAGGTGCCGACCTCTGACCTGATCGATCCGCGCTATTTCGACGCGCGCGTCGGCGATGTCTATGCGCCAGACGCAAACCCGCAGCCCGGTGACCCGGGTGAGGTTCTCGGCCGCGGTTCGATGATCGGCATGTGGGGCAGGGACCTCACCGATGAAACGCCAGGCACGACCCACATTTCCATCATTGATGGTCAGGGCAACGCCGTCTCCATGACGGCGACGGTCGAGTCCGCCTTCGGCAATTCGCGCATGGTGAACGGCTATCTGCTCAACAATGAGCTGACCGACTTCTCGCGCCAGCCGACGATCAACAGCCTGCCAGTGGCCAATGCACCGGCGGGTGGGAAACGCCCGCGCTCGTCCATGTCCCCGACCATGGTGTTCGATCAGGACGGCGACCTCTTCATGGTCACTGGGTCTCCGGGCGGCAATTCCATCGTGGCCTATGTCTCCAAGACGATTGTCGGCGTGCTCGACTGGGGTCTCTCCGCGCAGGAAGCAATCAATCTTCCGAACGTGATCGCCCGCGGCCCATCTGTCGGCGTCGAGATTGATGTGGAGCGCGGTCAGGACTGGGCCGATGCGCTGTCGGCTGCAGGTTACCCTGTTGAAGAGCGGACTGGCGAGAATTCAGGTCTTCACGTCATTATCGTGCGCGGCGACGGGCTTGATGGCGGGGCAGACCCCCGCCGCGAAGGCGTCGCCCTGACGCTCGACTAGCCTATTTGGCAGGCGGCGCAGCGGGAAGGGTCAGCCTGAACCGCGTGCCCGCCTCGCTGGTCTCTACCAGCGAAAGCTCCCCGCCCATGGCGCGGGCAAGGTCACGCGACAGCGACAGGCCAAGCCCCGTCCCATCCCGCCTCGATGAAGCGGCGAAAGGCTTGAAGAGGTTCTCCTGCGCCCGCTTTGGCAGGCCCGGGCCAGTATCTGCAAAATCGATGCGGGTCGGGTCGCCGGACACGGTGATCGTCCCGCCAGCCTCTCCCATGGCTTCCACCGCATTGCGGATCAGGTTCGCCGCGATCCGGTAGAGATGATCCGGGTCGCAATAGCCGGTGAGGCCGGGGTCGATCTCATTGGCGAAGCGGACCTGACCGGTATCGCCAATCCCTTCCATGGCCGCCTCGCTCACCGTTTCGGCCAGCCTCACCATCTGCAGACGCGCCACTGGCGTGGATGAGCGTCCATAGCGCAGCGTGTCGCTTGCAAGGCCGATAGCCCGCTCCAGCGCGCGTTCGAGCCGCGGGACGGCGCGCTGTACGCGTGGGTCATCAGACGTCGAGAGGGCATCAGATGCAAGCTGCGCGGTGGCGAGCGTGTTTCTGAGGTCGTGATTGATCTTGGCGACCGCCTCGCCAAGCTGAGCCAGCCGCTCGCGCTGGCGGAAGCTGTCGGAAACGGCCTCTTCCATGTCGGCCAGGGCATTCTGCGCGCGGCCAATCTCATCGCGCCGCGAAGTCGGCCCCAGCCGCCGCGTCCAGCTGCCCGGATCCTGCCTGAACTGGATGACGGCCTGCGTCACCCGCTGGATGGGCCGCACGACAAGCGCGATCAGGAGGAAATAGATCAGCATCGCCGCCGTGATCGAGACGATGAGCGACACGATCAGGATCCGCGCGGCATAGGCGGTTAGCCCTCGCTTCAGCGGCGCTTCTGGTAGGATGACTTCCAGCACGCGCCCCTCGCCAGAGCCCATGCCGCGAATGACCAGCATCCGTCCGTCCTCTGCCAGCAGGGTCTCCAGCGTCTCGCCAATCTCGCCGAAATAGCTCTCCGACATCATGTCGATCTCTTTCATCGGCCCTTCGAGCGGCATGGCGGGCGGCAGGATCTGCTCGCGCATATCGTCGCTGAGCTCAGCCACGGCCAGCACTTCGGCGCGCATAAGCAAGTCGTTGGATAGCTCTTCGGACACCATGCGGCTTGGCGCGGCCTCGAGTGAGAGGGCCGCAATACGTGCCGCCTGCACGCGCTCATTCAGCCAGCTTTCGCGATAATTGGCGGCGCTCGGCAGGAAAATGATGAATTCGATCAGCAGGATCACGCCGATCGTAACGAGGAATAGCCGCACGCTCAGGCTGTCGAACAGCCCGCGTCGGTTGGTCGTATTCGCTTCAGGCTCACGCAACGGCACGCAGCGGCAATTAAGCTAGGCGATGCGTTGAAGCAAGCTGACAAGAAGGCGCGCGGGCCGGCCGAACACGGCGCCAGAGAAATGCGCGCTCGCCGCCCGCTTCACGACTTCGGTCCGCGTCGGGTAGGGCGAGATGAAATTGGTGAGCGATGTCAGCTTCATTCCGTTCGACATGGCATAGCCGACCAGCTGGATGATATCGCCCGCGCCCTCGCCCACAATCGACGCGCCGACCAGCTTGCCTTTGTGGATGACGAGCTTGCATTCGCCCTTGGTCTTGCCCTCGGCAATGGCGCGGTCATTCTCCTCGAAGGCAAAGACGGACGTCTCGACCTTGTCGCCAAACTGCTTCCGCGCCGTCGCTTCGGTGAGGCCGACCTGCGCAACCTCCGGCGAGGTGTACGTCACCGCTGGCAGTGGCAGGCTGTCGGCGCGCGAGCCCTGCTTGAAGAAAGCCCGGCGCACCAGCACAGACGCATGCCAACCGGCAAGGTGGGTGAACTGACCCATCCCCGCGACATCGCCTAGCGCCCAGACCCGCTTGTTGGAGATCGAGCGCAGCTTCTGGCTGACCTTGATGCCGCGCTTGTCGTATTCGACGTCGCCGACTTCAAGATCGAGCCCATCCAGCACCGGCTGGCGGCCAGCCGCAACGAGGAGGTGGCTGCCGCGCACGATCTTCTTGCCGTCCGGACCTTCAGCTTCCAGCACGATCGTGCCGTCGCTTTCACTGACGCTGGCGGCCTCATAGCCCTCCAGCAGCGTCACACCCTCATCGCGGAGAGTGTCAGCAGCGACCCTGGCATGGTCCTCATCAGACGAGGCGAGCACGCGGCCCATCTCGACAACCGTGACCTCAGAGCCGAGGCGGCGGAAAGCCTGCGCCATTTCCATCCCGATCGGCCCGCCGCCAAGGATGATCAGGTGAAGCGGCAGCTTGTCGATATCGAAAATGGTCTCATTGGTAAGATAGTTGACCGTCGCAAGGCCCGGCACGGGCGGAATGAAAGCGCGTGAGCCGGTCGCAATAACGATCCGGCGCGCCTTCACGGTCGCGCTGGGCGAATTGATCGTCTGGGGGTCCGAGAATTTCGCATGTTCGCGGATAACGGTGACGCCAAGGCCTTCAAACCGTTCCTGGCTGTCGACGGGCGCGATCGTATCAATGGCAGAGCGGATATGCGCCTGCACCTTCTGCCAGTCCGTCACCGGCGTACCCGTGACAATGCCATAATCGACGCCCTCGCGCGCCGAAGCGGCGTATTTCGCAGCAGAGATCAGCGCCTTTGACGGCACGCAGCCGGAGTTGAGGCAGTCGCCGCCCATCTCGCCCTTTTCAAACAGAACGACCTTCAGCCCCAGCATGGCCGCTCCGGCAGCCGCTGAGAGACCGCCAGACCCGGCGCCGATGACGACCAGATCAGCCTTGAGATTGCGATGCGGCGCGGCGCCAACCGAGTGGGGCGCAGGCTCAGTATTTACCTTGTCAGGGGACTGCTCGCCCGGGATGGGCGCGCGGGCATTCTGCTTGGCGGTCGCATCATCACTCATTGGGCAGCTTCCTCAATCTGGGCCGCCTTGCGGCGGAAAATCTTCTTGTAGGCCACTGGCAGCAGCGCCACGACGGCCAGCGCAAGGAAGGCCGGCGCGAAAT
This genomic interval from Thalassovita mediterranea contains the following:
- a CDS encoding P1 family peptidase, whose translation is MSRPGPKNLITDVPGIEVGNAENRDVLTGTTVIVADEPATAACAVAGGGPGTRETDLLRADTMVEQVDAVVLSGGSAYGLAAADGVSAKLGAMGRGYGLKDLPGVPKTPIVPAAILYDLANGGDKGWGEQPPYRLLGEEAFENRAKSFPLGNVGCGLGANAGAHAGGLGSASLRTADGITIGALAGVNCFGSVFMPGTTCFWAWPYEQNGEFGNHRPGEGYNPDPEEWGDAKMNPQPGQNTTIACIATDAALSPAQAHRVAQMALSGFSRAIRPVFAPFDGDALFVLSTGKIPLEEPSPISLTRIGELAASTLARAIARGVYEADQ
- the ggt gene encoding gamma-glutamyltransferase, with protein sequence MKPSTLLCPALALVALAACQPQSETSVPDRPTLEETEQAPAPRIWDKGAMVAAADPRAVEAGLKILREGGTAIDAAIAVHTVLGLVEPQSSGIGGGAFMVYYDYEDDALTVFDGRETAPQAADENLFVVDGEVLDYVTAWQSGRSAGVPGMIALYKAAHEAEGEAEWASLFQPAIDLARDGFEVSPRLAGLLANDRLRGAMRLDEDENASVYFFPEGEPLTVGTVRDNPAYADLLQSVAENGPSAFYEGENAQAIVDVLSQEPLPSTMTLDDISSYEVKLRPAVCGDHETMRICSAPPPSSGAVTQNMIWGLYERMTEGSGPGYSDEKLAAWVDAQRIAYADRDHYVADADYVQVPTSDLIDPRYFDARVGDVYAPDANPQPGDPGEVLGRGSMIGMWGRDLTDETPGTTHISIIDGQGNAVSMTATVESAFGNSRMVNGYLLNNELTDFSRQPTINSLPVANAPAGGKRPRSSMSPTMVFDQDGDLFMVTGSPGGNSIVAYVSKTIVGVLDWGLSAQEAINLPNVIARGPSVGVEIDVERGQDWADALSAAGYPVEERTGENSGLHVIIVRGDGLDGGADPRREGVALTLD
- a CDS encoding HAMP domain-containing histidine kinase, producing the protein MREPEANTTNRRGLFDSLSVRLFLVTIGVILLIEFIIFLPSAANYRESWLNERVQAARIAALSLEAAPSRMVSEELSNDLLMRAEVLAVAELSDDMREQILPPAMPLEGPMKEIDMMSESYFGEIGETLETLLAEDGRMLVIRGMGSGEGRVLEVILPEAPLKRGLTAYAARILIVSLIVSITAAMLIYFLLIALVVRPIQRVTQAVIQFRQDPGSWTRRLGPTSRRDEIGRAQNALADMEEAVSDSFRQRERLAQLGEAVAKINHDLRNTLATAQLASDALSTSDDPRVQRAVPRLERALERAIGLASDTLRYGRSSTPVARLQMVRLAETVSEAAMEGIGDTGQVRFANEIDPGLTGYCDPDHLYRIAANLIRNAVEAMGEAGGTITVSGDPTRIDFADTGPGLPKRAQENLFKPFAASSRRDGTGLGLSLSRDLARAMGGELSLVETSEAGTRFRLTLPAAPPAK
- a CDS encoding FAD-dependent oxidoreductase, translated to MSDDATAKQNARAPIPGEQSPDKVNTEPAPHSVGAAPHRNLKADLVVIGAGSGGLSAAAGAAMLGLKVVLFEKGEMGGDCLNSGCVPSKALISAAKYAASAREGVDYGIVTGTPVTDWQKVQAHIRSAIDTIAPVDSQERFEGLGVTVIREHAKFSDPQTINSPSATVKARRIVIATGSRAFIPPVPGLATVNYLTNETIFDIDKLPLHLIILGGGPIGMEMAQAFRRLGSEVTVVEMGRVLASSDEDHARVAADTLRDEGVTLLEGYEAASVSESDGTIVLEAEGPDGKKIVRGSHLLVAAGRQPVLDGLDLEVGDVEYDKRGIKVSQKLRSISNKRVWALGDVAGMGQFTHLAGWHASVLVRRAFFKQGSRADSLPLPAVTYTSPEVAQVGLTEATARKQFGDKVETSVFAFEENDRAIAEGKTKGECKLVIHKGKLVGASIVGEGAGDIIQLVGYAMSNGMKLTSLTNFISPYPTRTEVVKRAASAHFSGAVFGRPARLLVSLLQRIA